A stretch of the Gavia stellata isolate bGavSte3 chromosome 11, bGavSte3.hap2, whole genome shotgun sequence genome encodes the following:
- the SCHIP1 gene encoding schwannomin-interacting protein 1 isoform X2 — translation MSREGDGMGDVIRKAAAPAGEGSYKKKNERESIRQKLALGSFFDDGPGLYTSCSKSGKPSLSSRLQSGMNLQICFVNDSGSDKDSDADDSKTETSLDTPLSPMSKQSSSYSDRDTTEEESESLEDMDFLTRQKKLQAEAKMALAMAKPMAKMQVEVEKQNRKKSPVADLLPHMPHISECLMKRSLKPTDLRDMTIGQLQVIVNDLHSQIESLNEELVQLLLIRDELHTEQDAMLVDIEDLTRHAESQQKHMAEKMPAK, via the exons ATGAGTCGGGAGGGTGATGGCATGGGTGACGTCATCAGGAAAGCAGCCGCGCCGGCCGGGGAGGGCAGTTATAAAAAG AAGAATGAGCGTGAGTCCATCAGGCAGAAGTTGGCTCTGGGCAGTTTCTTCGACGATGGCCCGGGACTTTACACCAGCTGCAGCAAGAGCGGCAAGCCAAGCCTCTCCTCCCG ATTACAAAGTGGGATGAACCTGCAGATTTGCTTCGTGAATGACAGCGGCAGCGACAAGGACAGCGACGCCGACGACAGCAAGACAGAAACCAGCCTGGACACGCCGTTGTCACCCATG AGCAAGCAGAGCTCGTCCTACTCCGACAGAGACACGACGGAGGAAGAGTCGGAATCCCTCGAAGACATGGATTTCCTCACCAGGCAAAAGAAACTTCAAGCTGAAGCCAAAATGGCCTTGGCTATGGCGAAGCCCATGGCCAAAATGCAGGTCGAggtggaaaagcagaacaggaaGAAATCGCCGGTAGCGGATCTT ctgcCACATATGCCTCATATAAGTGAATGCCTGATGAAGAGAAGTTTAAAACCCACTGATCTAAGAGACATGACTATCGGGCAGCTACAAGTGATAGTCAATGATCTCCACTCACAGATAGAAA GCTTGAACGAGGAGCTGGTGCAGCTGCTGCTCATTCGGGACGAGCTGCACACGGAGCAGGACGCTATGCTGGTGGACATCGAGGACCTGACCAG ACACGCCGAAAGTCAGCAGAAGCACATGGCAGAGAAGATGCCGGCAAAGTGA
- the SCHIP1 gene encoding schwannomin-interacting protein 1 isoform X3, translating to MVHQENCSYQAQKNERESIRQKLALGSFFDDGPGLYTSCSKSGKPSLSSRLQSGMNLQICFVNDSGSDKDSDADDSKTETSLDTPLSPMSKQSSSYSDRDTTEEESESLEDMDFLTRQKKLQAEAKMALAMAKPMAKMQVEVEKQNRKKSPVADLLPHMPHISECLMKRSLKPTDLRDMTIGQLQVIVNDLHSQIESLNEELVQLLLIRDELHTEQDAMLVDIEDLTRHAESQQKHMAEKMPAK from the exons GCCCAGAAGAATGAGCGTGAGTCCATCAGGCAGAAGTTGGCTCTGGGCAGTTTCTTCGACGATGGCCCGGGACTTTACACCAGCTGCAGCAAGAGCGGCAAGCCAAGCCTCTCCTCCCG ATTACAAAGTGGGATGAACCTGCAGATTTGCTTCGTGAATGACAGCGGCAGCGACAAGGACAGCGACGCCGACGACAGCAAGACAGAAACCAGCCTGGACACGCCGTTGTCACCCATG AGCAAGCAGAGCTCGTCCTACTCCGACAGAGACACGACGGAGGAAGAGTCGGAATCCCTCGAAGACATGGATTTCCTCACCAGGCAAAAGAAACTTCAAGCTGAAGCCAAAATGGCCTTGGCTATGGCGAAGCCCATGGCCAAAATGCAGGTCGAggtggaaaagcagaacaggaaGAAATCGCCGGTAGCGGATCTT ctgcCACATATGCCTCATATAAGTGAATGCCTGATGAAGAGAAGTTTAAAACCCACTGATCTAAGAGACATGACTATCGGGCAGCTACAAGTGATAGTCAATGATCTCCACTCACAGATAGAAA GCTTGAACGAGGAGCTGGTGCAGCTGCTGCTCATTCGGGACGAGCTGCACACGGAGCAGGACGCTATGCTGGTGGACATCGAGGACCTGACCAG ACACGCCGAAAGTCAGCAGAAGCACATGGCAGAGAAGATGCCGGCAAAGTGA
- the SCHIP1 gene encoding schwannomin-interacting protein 1 isoform X4 — MSREGDGMGDVIRKAAAPAGEGSYKKAQKNERESIRQKLALGSFFDDGPGLYTSCSKSGKPSLSSRLQSGMNLQICFVNDSGSDKDSDADDSKTETSLDTPLSPMLPHMPHISECLMKRSLKPTDLRDMTIGQLQVIVNDLHSQIESLNEELVQLLLIRDELHTEQDAMLVDIEDLTRHAESQQKHMAEKMPAK, encoded by the exons ATGAGTCGGGAGGGTGATGGCATGGGTGACGTCATCAGGAAAGCAGCCGCGCCGGCCGGGGAGGGCAGTTATAAAAAG GCCCAGAAGAATGAGCGTGAGTCCATCAGGCAGAAGTTGGCTCTGGGCAGTTTCTTCGACGATGGCCCGGGACTTTACACCAGCTGCAGCAAGAGCGGCAAGCCAAGCCTCTCCTCCCG ATTACAAAGTGGGATGAACCTGCAGATTTGCTTCGTGAATGACAGCGGCAGCGACAAGGACAGCGACGCCGACGACAGCAAGACAGAAACCAGCCTGGACACGCCGTTGTCACCCATG ctgcCACATATGCCTCATATAAGTGAATGCCTGATGAAGAGAAGTTTAAAACCCACTGATCTAAGAGACATGACTATCGGGCAGCTACAAGTGATAGTCAATGATCTCCACTCACAGATAGAAA GCTTGAACGAGGAGCTGGTGCAGCTGCTGCTCATTCGGGACGAGCTGCACACGGAGCAGGACGCTATGCTGGTGGACATCGAGGACCTGACCAG ACACGCCGAAAGTCAGCAGAAGCACATGGCAGAGAAGATGCCGGCAAAGTGA
- the SCHIP1 gene encoding schwannomin-interacting protein 1 isoform X1: MSREGDGMGDVIRKAAAPAGEGSYKKAQKNERESIRQKLALGSFFDDGPGLYTSCSKSGKPSLSSRLQSGMNLQICFVNDSGSDKDSDADDSKTETSLDTPLSPMSKQSSSYSDRDTTEEESESLEDMDFLTRQKKLQAEAKMALAMAKPMAKMQVEVEKQNRKKSPVADLLPHMPHISECLMKRSLKPTDLRDMTIGQLQVIVNDLHSQIESLNEELVQLLLIRDELHTEQDAMLVDIEDLTRHAESQQKHMAEKMPAK, encoded by the exons ATGAGTCGGGAGGGTGATGGCATGGGTGACGTCATCAGGAAAGCAGCCGCGCCGGCCGGGGAGGGCAGTTATAAAAAG GCCCAGAAGAATGAGCGTGAGTCCATCAGGCAGAAGTTGGCTCTGGGCAGTTTCTTCGACGATGGCCCGGGACTTTACACCAGCTGCAGCAAGAGCGGCAAGCCAAGCCTCTCCTCCCG ATTACAAAGTGGGATGAACCTGCAGATTTGCTTCGTGAATGACAGCGGCAGCGACAAGGACAGCGACGCCGACGACAGCAAGACAGAAACCAGCCTGGACACGCCGTTGTCACCCATG AGCAAGCAGAGCTCGTCCTACTCCGACAGAGACACGACGGAGGAAGAGTCGGAATCCCTCGAAGACATGGATTTCCTCACCAGGCAAAAGAAACTTCAAGCTGAAGCCAAAATGGCCTTGGCTATGGCGAAGCCCATGGCCAAAATGCAGGTCGAggtggaaaagcagaacaggaaGAAATCGCCGGTAGCGGATCTT ctgcCACATATGCCTCATATAAGTGAATGCCTGATGAAGAGAAGTTTAAAACCCACTGATCTAAGAGACATGACTATCGGGCAGCTACAAGTGATAGTCAATGATCTCCACTCACAGATAGAAA GCTTGAACGAGGAGCTGGTGCAGCTGCTGCTCATTCGGGACGAGCTGCACACGGAGCAGGACGCTATGCTGGTGGACATCGAGGACCTGACCAG ACACGCCGAAAGTCAGCAGAAGCACATGGCAGAGAAGATGCCGGCAAAGTGA